From a single Brassica rapa cultivar Chiifu-401-42 chromosome A01, CAAS_Brap_v3.01, whole genome shotgun sequence genomic region:
- the LOC103836191 gene encoding putative F-box protein At3g23260 yields the protein MHWRSLPGDLVEDILSRVSAIPLVRLRETSKQWNAKLKSGSFAKMHAAHAPKEESLMITLIDHRVCLVKINLHDPSVKVAPHALYLKDPRSDSSKEVDIRNVFHCDSLLLCTTKDKRLVVWNPCSGETKWVKPRDSYKKTDYYALGYDNKSSSKQYKILRLDRQDRPNKNVYEIYDFTSNSWRVLGVATDWFLAKYRGGISVKGNTYWVATQAAEKPYHDFILSFDFSTEMFQNMSLPHPFPYGISSLSVVREEQLCLLGAKRHMLYMDDGASFSDLQVWVITSTGSWNKFLALYNTTSYPFSKGMSFLADEQNQVVVFLNTKSILHVMRQNKHILEKHLGGKSSVLLNYVPSLAQIQEATLPGGRKRKAPST from the coding sequence ATGCATTGGAGAAGCCTTCCGGGGGATTTGGTTGAGGATATACTCTCTAGGGTTTCTGCTATACCTTTGGTACGACTCCGAGAAACATCGAAACAATGGAACGCTAAATTGAAAAGTGGGAGCTTCGCTAAGATGCACGCTGCTCATGCACCAAAGGAGGAGTCTCTGATGATCACGTTGATTGATCATAGGGTTTGCTTAGTAAAGATCAACCTCCATGATCCATCTGTTAAGGTTGCACCTCATGCATTATACCTGAAAGATCCTCGTTCTGATTCTTCCAAAGAAGTCGACATACGTAACGTTTTTCACTGCGATAGCTTATTGTTATGCACCACAAAGGACAAGAGACTCGTGGTTTGGAATCCATGTTCAGGGGAAACCAAGTGGGTTAAACCTAGAGACAGCTACAAGAAAACCGACTACTATGCTCTCGGTTATGACAACAAATCCTCCAGCAAGCAATACAAAATCTTGAGGTTGGATCGTCAAGATAGACCAAATAAGAACGTGTACGAGATTTATGACTTCACCTCTAATTCGTGGCGTGTTCTTGGTGTGGCTACTGATTGGTTTTTAGCAAAATATCGTGGTGGCATATCTGTGAAGGGAAATACTTATTGGGTTGCTACTCAAGCAGCAGAGAAGCCATACCATGATTTCATACTAAGCTTTGATTTTTCAACCGAGATGTTCCAAAATATGTCTCTTCCTCATCCTTTTCCGTATGGTATATCGTCTTTATCAGTGGTGAGAGAAGAGCAACTTTGTCTCTTAGGTGCTAAACGTCACATGCTTTATATGGATGATGGTGCAAGTTTTTCAGATTTACAAGTATGGGTGATAACTAGTACTGGATCATGGAACAAGTTCCTAGCATTGTATAATACAACTAGTTATCCGTTTTCTAAGGGGATGAGTTTTTTGGCAGACGAGCAGAACCAAGTTGTAGTGTTTTTAAACACCAAAAGCATTTTACACGTTATGCGACAAAATAAACACATACTAGAGAAACATCTTGGTGGAAAATCCTCTGTTCTTCTGAATTATGTACCAAGTTTGGCTCAAATTCAAGAAGCTACACTTCCTGGAGGACGCAAAAGGAAAGCACCAAGCACGTGA
- the LOC103833927 gene encoding putative F-box protein At3g23260, which yields MQWSSLPEDLVEDILSRVSATPLVRLRETSKQWNAILKSGSFAMMHAAHAPKEESLMITLIDHRVCLVKINLHDPSVKVAPHALYLKDPLSDSSKEVDIRKVFHCHGLLLCSTKDKRLVVWNPCSGETKWVKPRDTYKKSDYYALGYDNKSSSKQYKILRMDRTDLPLNNVYEVYDFTTNLWRVLGVATDWFLAKYRGGISVKGNTYWVATQAVEKPNHDFILSFDFSTEMFQSLSLPYPFRYGISALSVVREEQLCLLGAHPDIYFWNGGIPLSCLQVWVITSTGSWNKSQAVYNTRRYPSSKGMSFLADEQNKVVVFLNTNNTLHVMRQNKHILEKHLGGNSSLLLNYVPSLAQIQHATLPGGRKRKAPST from the coding sequence ATGCAGTGGAGTAGCCTTCCAGAGGATTTGGTAGAGGATATACTCTCTAGGGTTTCTGCTACACCTTTGGTACGACTCCGAGAAACATCGAAACAATGGAACGCTATATTGAAAAGTGGGAGCTTCGCTATGATGCACGCTGCTCATGCACCAAAGGAGGAGTCTCTGATGATCACGTTGATTGATCATAGGGTTTGCTTAGTAAAGATCAACCTCCATGATCCATCTGTTAAGGTTGCACCGCATGCATTATACCTGAAAGATCCTCTTTCTGATTCTTCCAAAGAAGTCGACATACGTAAAGTTTTTCACTGCCATGGCTTATTGTTATGCAGCACAAAGGACAAGAGGCTCGTGGTTTGGAATCCATGTTCAGGGGAAACCAAGTGGGTTAAACCTAGAGACACCTACAAGAAAAGCGACTACTATGCTCTTGGTTACGACAACAAATCCTCCAGCAAGCaatacaaaattttgagaaTGGATCGCACAGATCTCCCCCTCAACAACGTGTACGAGGTTTATGACTTCACCACTAATTTGTGGCGTGTTCTTGGTGTGGCAACTGATTGGTTTTTAGCAAAATATCGTGGCGGCATATCTGTGAAGGGAAATACTTATTGGGTTGCTACTCAAGCAGTAGAAAAGCCAAACCATGATTTCATACTTAGCTTTGATTTTTCAACAGAGATGTTTCAAAGTCTGTCTCTTCCTTATCCTTTTCGGTATGGTATATCGGCTTTATCAGTGGTCAGAGAAGAGCAACTTTGTCTCTTAGGTGCTCACCCTGACATATATTTTTGGAATGGGGGCATACCTTTATCATGTTTACAAGTATGGGTGATAACTAGTACTGGATCATGGAACAAGTCCCAAGCAGTGTATAACACAAGGAGATATCCGTCTTCTAAGGGGATGAGTTTTTTGGCAGATGAGCAGAACAAAGTTGTAGTGTTTTTAAACACCAACAACACGTTACACGTTATGCGACAAAATAAACACATACTAGAGAAACATCTTGGTGGAAATTCCTCACTTCTTCTGAATTATGTACCAAGTTTGGCACAAATCCaacatgctacacttcctggaggACGCAAAAGGAAAGCACCAAGTACCTGA
- the LOC103833938 gene encoding DNA repair protein XRCC4, whose translation MVEWERTKHTCLRLVLSGTDPIFVKGTWHPSRFDISITDGSSSWLCNATEEEVAERAAQWDQPVSEYLQLAEQYLGFQQPNSIYSFSDALEGSKRLSWTFEKEGTKLEWRWKCKPSHESKKITVGILNFLMEANIRLSEEVVNKTRSFEKMESEAEKCLAQGERLFSEKMEFEDATYAKFISVLNAKKAKLRALRDREVSGKEVAEEEEESTDKGESSESGRSDNEHSEEEASKKAATTTSRGRGRKRAARS comes from the exons ATGGTTGAATGGGAGAGAACGAAGCACACGTGTCTCAGACTCGTACTCTCCGGCACCGATCCGATATTCGTCAAAGGCACTTGGCATCCCTCTCGGTTCGATATCTCCATCACCGATGGCTCCTCCTCTTGGCTTTGCAACG cgacggaggaggaggtggCGGAGCGGGCGGCGCAGTGGGACCAGCCGGTGTCGGAGTATCTCCAGCTCGCCGAGCAGTACTTAGGGTTTCAGCAGCCTAACTCGATCTACAGCTTCTCCGACGCTCTTGAGGGATCTAAACGG CTGTCATGGACGTTTGAGAAGGAAGGGACTAAACTGGAGTGGAGGTGGAAATGTAAACCATCACATGAGAGCAAGAAGATCACTGTTGGGATCTTGAATTTTCTTATGGAGGCTAACATAAGGCTAAGT GAAGAAGTTGTGAACAAGACAAGATCTTTTGAGAAGATGGAAAGTGAAGCTGAGAAATGCCTAGCGCAAGGTGAAAGACTCTTCAGTGAAAAAATGGAGTTTGAGGATGCAACTTACGCAAAG TTCATTTCTGTGTTAAATGCAAAGAAGGCAAAACTCAGAGCACTAAGGGACAGAGAAGTTTCAGGGAAAGAAGTtgcagaggaagaggaagagtcCACGGACAAAGGTGAAAGCTCTGAGAGTGGAAGAAGCGACAATGAGCATAGTGAAGAAGAAGCCTCAAAGAAGGCAGCAACAACAACCAGCAGAGGCCGTGGCAGGAAGAGAGCTGCACGCAGTTGA